The following proteins are co-located in the Candidatus Methanogranum gryphiswaldense genome:
- a CDS encoding adenosylcobalamin-dependent ribonucleoside-diphosphate reductase, translating to MEIEQWLGDDNQLGIDIWQKKYCYIGETFDQWLDRVSDGDSAIKDMIIQKKFLFGGRILANRGLHKTGLKVTLSNCYVVTPPEDSIESIFETAGKLARTFSYGGGVGIDLSKLAPRGAKINNTASETSGAVSFTDLYSMVTGLIGQHGRRGALMLTISCEHPDLEEFMSVKMDVDRVTKANMSIRMTDKFMNAVKNKENFEQTFSRPETESKTTKQLNAYEFFKKLCYANWDYGEPGCLFWDRIESWNLLSEIPDYHYAGTNPCAEEPLPAGGSCLLGSINLAAFVKDKKFDENEFREAVDICVRGLNDVLEEGLPLHPLQEQRESVRDWRQIGLGIMGLADMLIKLELTYGSKSAMNFCDKIGSIMADEAIKMSALLAKERGKFPKCDTEKILDSPYFQYNATPETRELVKKYGLRNSQLLTIAPTGTLSTMLGISGGIEPIFANYYERRTVSLSGHDDYYRVYTPVVREYMESHGITDDARLPEFFVTAQKLDYKQRLNQQGTWQMHIDASISSTVNLPNTFTEGEVFELYIYAWEIGCKGVTVFRDGCKRLGILSPKEKEDKTGKVEPSNDEPREKPKRGFVENVTDDVVGKKRKLMTGCGSLHCTAFFDPHTGELLEAYLNKGSTGGCNNFMIGLSRMISLAARSGCDINAIVDQLKSCGSCPSYAVRNFTKHDTSKGSCCPMAVGYALIDMYQEMQREVHGIPFEPTKKEQKPKVVLNPCPKCGDELQFQGGCNICKSCGWTKCE from the coding sequence ATGGAAATCGAGCAATGGCTTGGTGATGATAACCAACTCGGTATTGACATCTGGCAAAAGAAATACTGTTACATTGGGGAGACATTCGATCAATGGCTTGATCGTGTCAGTGATGGCGATTCTGCCATTAAAGATATGATCATCCAAAAGAAGTTCCTCTTTGGAGGCAGAATACTTGCGAACAGAGGTCTTCATAAAACGGGTCTTAAGGTTACATTGTCCAATTGTTACGTCGTCACTCCGCCGGAAGATTCCATAGAATCTATATTTGAAACGGCTGGAAAACTTGCTAGAACGTTCAGTTACGGCGGAGGCGTGGGCATAGATCTATCAAAACTTGCTCCCAGAGGTGCAAAGATCAACAACACTGCATCTGAGACATCTGGTGCCGTATCATTCACTGATCTGTATTCAATGGTAACAGGTTTAATTGGTCAACACGGCAGAAGAGGAGCATTGATGCTCACTATTTCGTGCGAACACCCTGACCTCGAGGAGTTCATGTCTGTCAAAATGGATGTGGACAGAGTTACCAAAGCGAACATGTCTATCCGTATGACGGATAAATTCATGAACGCTGTAAAGAACAAAGAAAATTTCGAGCAAACATTCAGTCGTCCAGAAACAGAGTCTAAGACGACAAAACAACTCAATGCATACGAATTCTTTAAAAAATTGTGCTACGCGAACTGGGATTACGGAGAACCGGGCTGTCTTTTTTGGGACAGAATAGAATCTTGGAACCTTCTCAGCGAGATACCTGATTATCATTATGCCGGAACCAACCCCTGCGCTGAAGAACCCCTTCCCGCAGGTGGAAGTTGCCTTTTAGGAAGTATAAATCTTGCAGCCTTCGTAAAAGATAAAAAATTCGATGAGAACGAGTTCAGAGAGGCGGTCGATATTTGTGTAAGAGGGCTCAACGATGTGCTCGAAGAAGGTCTTCCTCTCCATCCGTTGCAAGAACAGAGGGAATCAGTAAGAGACTGGAGACAGATAGGCCTCGGTATTATGGGCCTTGCAGATATGCTCATCAAACTAGAGCTTACATATGGATCCAAATCAGCAATGAACTTCTGTGACAAGATCGGATCTATAATGGCTGATGAAGCAATAAAAATGTCTGCCTTATTGGCCAAGGAGAGGGGAAAATTCCCCAAATGCGACACCGAGAAGATCCTGGATTCGCCATATTTCCAATACAATGCCACACCAGAGACCAGAGAACTTGTCAAAAAATATGGACTAAGGAACTCCCAACTTCTAACAATTGCTCCAACCGGAACGCTGTCGACGATGCTTGGCATATCCGGAGGAATAGAGCCTATCTTCGCCAATTACTACGAGAGAAGAACAGTATCCCTCTCTGGACATGATGACTATTACAGAGTGTATACACCGGTTGTCAGAGAATACATGGAGTCCCACGGAATAACTGATGATGCTAGACTTCCTGAGTTCTTCGTAACCGCACAAAAACTTGATTACAAACAACGTCTGAATCAACAAGGAACCTGGCAGATGCACATCGATGCGTCCATAAGTTCCACAGTAAATCTGCCCAATACCTTCACCGAAGGCGAGGTCTTTGAACTGTATATTTATGCATGGGAGATAGGGTGCAAAGGTGTGACCGTTTTCAGAGACGGGTGTAAACGTCTTGGGATATTATCTCCAAAAGAAAAGGAAGATAAGACCGGAAAGGTGGAACCATCGAACGATGAACCAAGGGAAAAACCTAAAAGAGGATTCGTCGAGAATGTAACGGACGATGTCGTAGGAAAGAAAAGAAAACTGATGACAGGATGTGGAAGTCTACACTGCACAGCATTCTTCGATCCACATACGGGTGAGCTCTTGGAAGCGTATCTCAACAAAGGTTCCACCGGCGGATGCAATAATTTCATGATAGGTCTATCCAGGATGATCTCACTTGCTGCCAGGAGTGGATGTGATATCAATGCCATTGTGGATCAACTGAAAAGCTGCGGCTCATGTCCTTCATATGCGGTGCGCAATTTCACCAAACATGATACTAGCAAAGGATCCTGTTGTCCTATGGCCGTAGGTTATGCACTGATCGATATGTATCAAGAAATGCAGAGAGAGGTGCACGGCATTCCATTCGAACCTACCAAGAAGGAACAGAAACCAAAAGTGGTGCTCAATCCATGTCCCAAATGTGGTGACGAACTCCAATTCCAAGGTGGTTGTAATATCTGCAAATCCTGCGGATGGACAAAATGTGAATAA
- a CDS encoding DUF2085 domain-containing protein produces MVPIFHDYGTYRGLDGVAGKFDHLDLWTSTDPFTAFIYGLGDLFCHQEESRSFMINGSQMPFCSRDISIFIGIIIGLVSWEILQLYADPKGKVEVVFASLLILIMIMEWIIENQSGSNMLFFRVVTGTMAGFGIGSLIWAYSDHEFGIKSNKV; encoded by the coding sequence ATGGTTCCGATCTTTCATGATTATGGAACATATCGTGGATTGGACGGTGTGGCAGGAAAGTTCGATCATCTTGATCTTTGGACGTCTACAGACCCATTTACAGCGTTCATATACGGACTCGGGGATCTTTTTTGTCATCAGGAGGAATCTAGGTCTTTCATGATAAATGGCTCACAGATGCCGTTTTGTTCAAGGGACATATCCATATTTATTGGGATCATAATAGGATTGGTCTCATGGGAGATCCTGCAACTTTACGCCGATCCAAAGGGTAAGGTGGAAGTCGTTTTTGCATCATTACTAATCCTCATTATGATCATGGAATGGATAATAGAAAATCAATCCGGATCAAATATGTTATTTTTCCGGGTTGTCACCGGGACAATGGCGGGGTTCGGCATAGGTTCATTGATATGGGCGTATTCAGACCACGAATTTGGAATTAAAAGTAATAAGGTTTGA